In the Bacillus amyloliquefaciens DSM 7 = ATCC 23350 genome, CGGAATCAGGTCATGTCGTGCTTAAACCGTATCACAGCGGGAACCATGTCTTTATTGAGGTTGAAGATGACGGGGCAGGCCTGAACAGAAAGAAAATTCTTGAAAAAGCGCTTGAACGGAACGTAATCACTGAACGTGATGCTGAAACGCTTGAAGATAATGAGATTTACGAGCTTATTTTTGCACCGGGCTTTTCGACTGCCGATCAAATTTCTGACATTTCAGGGCGGGGTGTCGGCCTGGATGTTGTGAAAAATAAACTCGAGTCCCTCGGCGGCTCTGTCAGTGTCAAATCCGCGGAAGGCCAAGGTTCTCTTTTCAGTATTCAGCTTCCGCTGACACTTTCAATTATATCCGTCCTTCTCATTAAACTTGAAGAAGAGACTTTTGCGATTCCGATTTCTTCTATTATAGAGACTGCTGTGATTGATAAGAAAGATATCCTGCAGACGCATGACAGAGAAGTGATTGATTTCAGAGGGCAGATCGTCCCGATCGTCTATCTGAAAAAAGAATTCGGCATTACGGATTCAAAACAGGATGCGGATCAGTTCCATGTGATCGTCGTGAAAAAGGGCGATAAATCTACTGCTTTTGTCGTGGACTCTTTTATCGGCCAGCAGGAAGTCGTACTGAAATCACTCGGTGACTATTTAACGAACGTCTTTGCGATTTCCGGCGCTACGATTCTTGGAAACGGAGAAGTGGCGCTGATTATTGATTGCAATGCGCTGATCTACTAAAACGACATGAGGAGGTGCCCGCATGACTGCTGAAATCAAAACAGGTGAAAAAATGATTGTGTTTATGATAAACGGAAAAGAATACGCTATTTCAGTTTCCCAGGTAAAATCAATTGAAAAGTGGCAAAAACCGACGAGAGTCCCTGGAGTGGAATCTTATATCCGCGGTGTTATCAACCTGCGCGGGGTGATTACGCCGGTTCTTGATTTAAGAAAACGTCTGAATCAGCCTGAACAGGACATTACAGAAGAGACACGGATAATAATCATTTCTTACCGTGACGCCGATGTCGGCTGGGTCGTGGATGAGGCCAATGACGTCATCACCGTGCATGAAAATGAAATTGAATCCGCGCCAGAAAGCCAGACAAAGGAAGCGGATGTGTGGATTAAACAGATCGTAAAGCAAGATAACAGGCTCCTCAATATTATCGATGCGCATGCGGTGCTGGATAAAGGTGCTTCGGCATCTGCGTCCGGAGAACCGAATGCTTAAAGGGGATAAGACAACATGAGTAAGTTTGAAGCGATCAAAGAAGAGCAGATGGATATTTTGCGGGAAGTCGGAAATATCGGGGCTGGTCATTCAGCTTCTGCCATGGCTCAGCTGCTGAACAGAAAGATTGATATGGAAGTGCCGTTTGCGACTTTATTGACATTTGATGAGCTTGCTGATTTTTTCGGCGGTGCCGAAACGCCGGTCGCCAGTATCTTTTTAAGAATGGAAGGCGACATGACCGGTTCTATCTTTCTCATCATGCCTTTTCATCAAGCGGAACAGTTTATCAGAGAGCTGATCGGAAATCCGAATTTTGATATTGACCAGTTGGGCGAAGATCATTTGAGTTCTTCTGCTTTACATGAGTTCGGCAATATTTTAGCAGGTTCCTATTTAACGGCATTGGCTGATTTGACGAAGCTTGAGATTTACCCGAGCGTGCCGGAAATCTCGCTTGATATGTTCGGCGCGGTTATCAGCGAAGGACTGATGGAGCTCAGCCAAGTCGGAGAACATGCCATTGTCGTGGATACTTCTATTTTTGACCAGGGCAGCCGGCAGGAGCTCAAAGCCCATATGTTTATGCTCCCGGACTATGATTCTTTTGAAAAGCTCTTCGTCTCATTGGGTGCGGCTTTATGAGCCGTGCGGAAGCCGCAGTCGTTAAAGTGGGGATTGCGGATGTTCAAGTCGCGCGTTACCCGGATAAAATCCGGACTTCGGGACTCGGTTCATGTGTGGGGCTGGTTTTATACGATAAAGACAAACAAACGGCAGGACTTGTTCACGTCATGCTGCCGGACTCCGGTTTATCGAAAACGGCGGAGCTTAACCGTGCAAAATACGCAGACACGGCCGTTAAGACGACGATTGACATGCTTTTGAAAGCCGGATGCCGCAAGTTTGCCCTGAAAGCAAAACTCGCCGGGGGAGCGGAGATGTTTAAGTTCAAAATGACAAACGATCTGATGAAAATCGGCCCAAGGAACGTAGCGGCCATCAAAGAGCAGCTTTCAATGTATAACATCCCGGTCATCAGTGAAGATACCGGCGGCTCAAGCGGCCGGACGATTGAATTTGAGCCAAAGTCCTGCATGCTGCACATCCGAACTGTTAAACAAGGTGAAACAACGATTTAATAAAGGTATGAGGTAGGGGGATAACGATGCAATCCTTGAATTATGAAGATCAGGTGCTGTGGTCGCGCTGGAAAGAGTGGAAAGATCCTAAAGCCGGTGATGATTTAATGCGCCGTTACATGCCGCTGGTCACATATCATGTCGGCAGAATTTCCGTCGGACTGCCGAAATCGGTGCATAAAGACGATCTAATGAGCCTTGGTATGCTCGGTTTATACGATGCCCTAGAAAAATTCGACCCCGGCCGGGATTTAAAGTTTGATACCTATGCCTCGTTTAGAATTCGCGGTGCAATCATCGACGGGCTGCGTAAAGAAGATTGGCTGCCCAGAACTTCACGGGAGAAGACAAAAAAAGTCGAAGCGGCGATCGAAAAACTTGAACAGCGCTACCTACGGAATGTGACGCCTTCAGAGATCGCCGAAGAGCTGGGGATGACGGAGCAGGACGTAGTATCAACGATGAATGAAGGCTTTTTTGCCAATCTCTTATCAATTGATGAAAAGCTTCACGACCAGGATGACGGTGAGAATATTCAAGTGATGATCAGAGATGACAAAAATGTGCCGCCGGAAGAAAAAATTATGAAGGACGAGCTGATCGCCCAGCTTGCAGGCAAAATCCACGAGCTTTCTGAAAAAGAACAGCTTGTCGTCAGTTTATTTTATAAAGAAGAACTGACTCTGACCGAAATCGGACAAGTCCTGAACCTTTCGACCTCACGGATTTCGCAGATTCATTCAAAGGCGCTGTTTAAATTAAAGCATCTGCTTGAAAAAGTAATTCAATAATGAACTCATGGTTAGCGAGTGAAAAACATGTCAACACTATTATGGCTTTTAAGCTTTGTGCTTCACGGCGTACTGCTTTATGCCGTCATTATTCTGTACACGAGGTTTTCAGCCCTCAAGGAGACGGAGCGTCAGCAGAAGAAGATTCTTGAGGAGACGGAAAACACCCTTGCTGCGTTTCTGCTTGAATTAAAAGAAGAAAATGAAAGACTTGAAGATACAAAAAGCCGGGCTGATCAAGACCCGGGTGCAGAAGACGCACGGCCTAGGCCAGAACCGCAAAAAGAGCCTGATATTCCGGACCACATGGAAAAGCTCATCAGTGCAACGGAACGGGCTGAAAGCGAGGAAA is a window encoding:
- the cheW gene encoding chemotaxis protein CheW; its protein translation is MTAEIKTGEKMIVFMINGKEYAISVSQVKSIEKWQKPTRVPGVESYIRGVINLRGVITPVLDLRKRLNQPEQDITEETRIIIISYRDADVGWVVDEANDVITVHENEIESAPESQTKEADVWIKQIVKQDNRLLNIIDAHAVLDKGASASASGEPNA
- the cheC gene encoding CheY-P phosphatase CheC, with protein sequence MSKFEAIKEEQMDILREVGNIGAGHSASAMAQLLNRKIDMEVPFATLLTFDELADFFGGAETPVASIFLRMEGDMTGSIFLIMPFHQAEQFIRELIGNPNFDIDQLGEDHLSSSALHEFGNILAGSYLTALADLTKLEIYPSVPEISLDMFGAVISEGLMELSQVGEHAIVVDTSIFDQGSRQELKAHMFMLPDYDSFEKLFVSLGAAL
- the cheD gene encoding chemoreceptor glutamine deamidase CheD, with the protein product MSRAEAAVVKVGIADVQVARYPDKIRTSGLGSCVGLVLYDKDKQTAGLVHVMLPDSGLSKTAELNRAKYADTAVKTTIDMLLKAGCRKFALKAKLAGGAEMFKFKMTNDLMKIGPRNVAAIKEQLSMYNIPVISEDTGGSSGRTIEFEPKSCMLHIRTVKQGETTI
- the sigD gene encoding RNA polymerase sigma-28 factor SigD is translated as MQSLNYEDQVLWSRWKEWKDPKAGDDLMRRYMPLVTYHVGRISVGLPKSVHKDDLMSLGMLGLYDALEKFDPGRDLKFDTYASFRIRGAIIDGLRKEDWLPRTSREKTKKVEAAIEKLEQRYLRNVTPSEIAEELGMTEQDVVSTMNEGFFANLLSIDEKLHDQDDGENIQVMIRDDKNVPPEEKIMKDELIAQLAGKIHELSEKEQLVVSLFYKEELTLTEIGQVLNLSTSRISQIHSKALFKLKHLLEKVIQ
- a CDS encoding DUF6115 domain-containing protein, whose translation is MSTLLWLLSFVLHGVLLYAVIILYTRFSALKETERQQKKILEETENTLAAFLLELKEENERLEDTKSRADQDPGAEDARPRPEPQKEPDIPDHMEKLISATERAESEENSGAPSFEERVSELYEQGLTPAEIARRMKSGKTEIELFLKFRGKAVKDS